Proteins found in one Xenopus laevis strain J_2021 chromosome 1L, Xenopus_laevis_v10.1, whole genome shotgun sequence genomic segment:
- the LOC108699458 gene encoding uncharacterized protein LOC108699458, translating into MANYSIYHNANFQSFVRQDYRPLIVESNYEEIINQARSEQRREVNQKLKNATVYAGEYGQKQLDGTTRSKMRPSSPTRKNNPHPPQIFMITKLHNQPGYYDCEKGTLAKSGNSSLYLQHKDILNGKKNKVEIFSDQRLNFAAEAWMKLASDKDRAAVQKMMDFVTESHEKHKEIPDKRRLRCQALIQLVKPELSVSAHRWLKEAGVYEIASVEKLMNTLSTAPDQQKPLTFHRAEYVVHPEWRTNFS; encoded by the exons ATGGCAAATTATTCCATTTACCACAATGCAAACTTTCAGTCATTTGTCAGACAAGATTATCGTCCCCTGATTGTGGAGAGCAACTATGAGGAGATTATAAACCAAGCAAGATCAGAGCAGAGACGAGAAGTTAATCAGAAACTAAAGAACGCCACCGTGTATGCGGGGGAATATGGCCAGAAACAACTGGACGGAACCACTCGCTCAAAGATGAGGCCCAGCTCCCCAACCAGGAAGAACAATCCCCACCCCCCACA GATCTTTATGATAACCAAGCTCCACAACCAGCCAGGATACTATGACTGTGAGAAAGGGACACTGGCAAAATCAG gaaacTCCAGTTTATACCTGCAACATAAAGACATTCTCAATGGCAAGAAAAATAAG GTGGAAATATTCAGTGACCAAAGATTAAATTTTGCAGCGGAGGCCTGGATGAAACTAGCAAGTGATAAAG ACCGTGCCgcagtgcagaaaatgatggACTTTGTAACAGAGAGTCATGAAAAGCACAAAGAAATTCCTGACAAAAGGAGGCTTCGCTGTCAG GCCTTGATCCAGTTGGTGAAGCCTGAATTATCTGTTTCAGCCCATCGATGGCTGAAGGAGGCAGGAGTATATG AAATAGCCAGTGTGGAGAAATTGATGAACACCTTGTCAACAGCTCCCGACCAGCAAAAGCCATTGACTTTCCATCGAGCCGAGTACGTTGTCCACCCTGAGTGGAGAACCAACTTCTCATAA